The proteins below are encoded in one region of Belonocnema kinseyi isolate 2016_QV_RU_SX_M_011 chromosome 1, B_treatae_v1, whole genome shotgun sequence:
- the LOC117179191 gene encoding histone H4-like, with translation ITGRGKGGKGLGKGGAKRHCELLRDNVQGITKPAIRRLARRGDVERISGLIYEETRGVLMVFIENVIRDAVTYTEHAKRKTVTAMDVVYALKR, from the coding sequence ATTACTGGTCGCGGAAAGGGAGGTAAAGGATTGGGAAAAGGAGGAGCGAAACGCCATTGTGAGCTTCTTCGTGATAACGTCCAGGGAATCACAAAGCCCGCTATTCGCCGTCTTGCTCGTCGCGGTGATGTCGAGCGTATTTCTGGATTGATCTATGAAGAAACCCGTGGTGTTCTGATGGTGTTCATTGAAAATGTCATCCGTGACGCTGTGACCTATACTGAGCATGCCAAGAGGAAGACCGTCACTGCTATGGACGTTGTCTATGCCTTGAAACGTTAA
- the LOC117167102 gene encoding histone H2A-like, translating to MSGIHRLLRKGNYAERVGAGVPVYLAAVMEYLAAEVLELAGNAARDNKNTRIIPRHLQLAIRNDEELNKLLSGVTIAHGGVLPNIQAVLLPKNTEKKA from the coding sequence ATGTCTGGAATCCATCGTCTTCTTCGCAAAGGCAACTACGCTGAGAGAGTTGGTGCCGGAGTTCCAGTTTACTTGGCAGCTGTCATGGAGTACTTGGCTGCTGAAGTTCTCGAGTTGGCAGGTAACGCTGCTCGTGATAACAAGAATACCAGAATTATCCCACGTCACTTGCAACTTGCCATCAGAAACGACGAGGAGTTGAACAAGCTTCTGTCTGGAGTTACCATCGCCCATGGTGGTGTCCTGCCTAATATCCAGGCTGTTCTTTTGCCTAAGAATACCGAGAAGAAGGCTTAA